The Nocardioides sp. S-1144 genome includes a region encoding these proteins:
- the rplJ gene encoding 50S ribosomal protein L10, with product MARADRNAAVAEIVESFNASDGAVLTEYRGLTVKELQNLRRSLGENASYAVVKNTLAKIAANQVGISGFDDLLTGPTAIAFINGDVVEAAKGLRDFAKANPALVIKGGVLDGNILDAKEIAKLADLESREVLLGKMAGAMLASLSQAVYLLNAPIAQAARLAGALQAKAEEDPSILAGGAGTPAAAEEVPAEEAAAEETPAEEASDDAPAAEATEAAAPDAEATDA from the coding sequence ATGGCGCGGGCAGACAGGAACGCCGCCGTCGCGGAGATCGTTGAGTCCTTCAACGCCTCCGACGGTGCCGTGCTGACCGAGTACCGCGGTCTCACCGTCAAGGAGCTGCAGAACCTTCGCCGCTCCCTCGGTGAGAACGCCAGCTATGCCGTGGTCAAGAACACGCTGGCCAAGATTGCCGCCAACCAGGTGGGCATCTCCGGCTTCGACGACCTGCTGACCGGCCCGACCGCTATCGCCTTCATCAACGGCGACGTGGTCGAGGCGGCCAAGGGTCTGCGTGACTTTGCCAAGGCCAACCCCGCCCTTGTCATCAAGGGTGGAGTCCTGGACGGCAACATCCTCGACGCGAAGGAGATCGCCAAGCTGGCCGATCTCGAGTCGCGCGAGGTGCTCCTGGGCAAGATGGCGGGCGCCATGCTCGCCTCGCTGTCCCAGGCCGTCTACCTCCTCAACGCGCCGATCGCCCAGGCCGCCCGTCTCGCGGGTGCGCTGCAGGCCAAGGCCGAGGAGGACCCCTCGATCCTCGCAGGTGGTGCGGGCACGCCCGCCGCCGCCGAGGAGGTCCCGGCCGAGGAGGCCGCTGCCGAGGAGACCCCCGCGGAGGAGGCGTCCGACGACGCTCCCGCCGCGGAGGCGACCGAGGCCGCTGCTCCCGACGCCGAGGCCACCGACGCCTGA
- the rplA gene encoding 50S ribosomal protein L1 has protein sequence MQRSKTYRAAADTFDKDELHAPLAAIKIAKSTSKKKFDETLDVVMRLGVDPRKADQMVRGTVNLPHGTGKTARVLVFANGDKAEAAREAGADIVGSDELIDKVSGGWLEFDAVVATPDMMGKVGRLGRVLGPRGLMPNPKTGTVTPDPAKAVTDIKGGKIEFRVDRHANLHFIIGKASFTEAALAENYAAALEEVLRLKPASSKGRYLKKVTVSTTMGPGIQVDPNRTRNVAGEDDEA, from the coding sequence ATGCAGCGCAGCAAGACCTACCGCGCGGCGGCGGACACGTTCGACAAGGACGAGCTCCACGCCCCGCTGGCCGCGATCAAGATCGCCAAGAGCACCTCGAAGAAGAAGTTCGACGAGACCCTCGACGTCGTCATGCGACTCGGCGTCGACCCCCGCAAGGCCGACCAGATGGTGCGCGGCACCGTCAACCTGCCCCACGGGACCGGCAAGACCGCCCGCGTCCTGGTCTTCGCCAACGGCGACAAGGCCGAGGCCGCCCGCGAGGCCGGCGCCGACATCGTCGGCAGCGACGAGCTGATCGACAAGGTCAGCGGTGGCTGGCTCGAGTTCGACGCCGTCGTCGCGACCCCCGACATGATGGGCAAGGTCGGCCGCCTCGGCCGCGTGCTCGGGCCCCGCGGCCTCATGCCGAACCCGAAGACCGGCACCGTGACGCCCGACCCGGCGAAAGCCGTGACGGACATCAAGGGCGGCAAGATCGAGTTCCGCGTCGACCGCCACGCCAACCTGCACTTCATCATCGGCAAGGCGTCGTTCACCGAGGCCGCGCTGGCCGAGAACTACGCCGCCGCCCTCGAGGAGGTGCTGCGGCTCAAGCCGGCCAGCTCCAAGGGCCGCTACCTGAAGAAGGTCACCGTCTCCACGACGATGGGCCCCGGCATCCAGGTCGACCCGAACCGCACCCGCAACGTCGCGGGCGAGGACGACGAGGCCTGA